From a region of the Pseudomonadales bacterium genome:
- a CDS encoding trypsin-like peptidase domain-containing protein codes for MALPVHAELPDLINRIRPGVVAVGTVKPVKRTDANSGPALKYLGTGFVVGDGLKVITNFHVMPEKLDADAMESLAIFIGHGGVGAAREARVLRSDREHDVVLLGIRGDPLPTLTLAEDDHVREGQEIAFTGFPIGMVLGLYPATHRGIISTITPVVIPAESARSLTAAQIRRLRSPFDVYQLDAVAYPGNSGSPVYDVRSGKVIGVINSVMVKGTKESALRDPSGISYAIPVRYARALLAAGAGPERK; via the coding sequence ATGGCACTGCCAGTGCACGCCGAACTGCCCGATCTGATCAATCGCATCCGCCCGGGTGTGGTTGCCGTCGGCACTGTCAAGCCGGTCAAGCGAACCGATGCCAACAGCGGACCGGCGCTGAAGTATCTGGGGACTGGTTTCGTCGTTGGTGATGGCCTGAAAGTGATCACTAACTTTCACGTCATGCCTGAAAAATTGGACGCCGACGCGATGGAGTCGCTCGCGATATTCATCGGGCACGGGGGCGTCGGCGCGGCGCGCGAAGCGCGTGTGCTGCGCAGCGACCGTGAACACGATGTGGTGCTGCTCGGTATCCGGGGCGACCCGTTGCCGACCCTGACGCTGGCTGAAGATGACCATGTGCGCGAAGGGCAGGAGATCGCGTTTACCGGGTTTCCGATCGGCATGGTGCTCGGGCTCTATCCGGCGACGCATCGCGGCATCATCTCGACGATCACGCCGGTCGTGATTCCGGCGGAATCCGCGCGTTCGCTCACCGCTGCCCAGATCCGGCGCCTCCGCTCGCCATTCGACGTCTACCAGCTCGATGCGGTTGCGTATCCAGGCAACAGCGGCAGCCCGGTGTACGACGTACGCAGCGGCAAGGTGATCGGTGTGATCAACAGCGTGATGGTCAAGGGTACCAAGGAGTCGGCGCTGCGTGACCCGTCGGGCATCAGCTACGCGATACCGGTGCGCTACGCGCGCGCGCTGCTGGCGGCCGGAGCAGGACCGGAGCGCAAGTGA
- a CDS encoding PEP-CTERM/exosortase system-associated acyltransferase, whose translation MTSPHVSLLDDFRRFFRLSLAATDEQKREIYRLRYRVYCEELRYEDSSAFPDRLETDEFDARSLHCAVIHKRSGIAAGCVRLVRSPAGPQETPLPMEQYCAHALDPATVGFMKHNRDTICELSRLAVDSRFRRRLGEAGSELGELAALDVCDQEERTFSLVATAAIMAGIALTDLSGCSNVFAMMEVCLPRVLSRTGLYVERAGEEVDYHGRRAPFFITTEAAVAGMNAEQMQFYHEIRRGLAHGYAAEVAREAV comes from the coding sequence ATGACCTCGCCGCACGTTTCGTTGCTCGATGATTTCCGCCGCTTCTTCAGGCTCAGTCTGGCCGCCACCGATGAGCAGAAACGGGAGATCTACCGTCTGCGTTACCGGGTGTATTGCGAGGAGCTGCGCTATGAGGATTCCTCGGCGTTTCCCGATCGTCTCGAAACCGACGAATTCGACGCGCGCTCACTGCATTGCGCGGTGATCCACAAGCGCAGCGGAATCGCGGCGGGTTGCGTTCGCCTGGTGCGTTCGCCTGCAGGCCCGCAAGAGACGCCACTGCCCATGGAGCAGTACTGTGCTCATGCGCTCGATCCCGCTACCGTGGGTTTCATGAAGCACAACCGTGACACGATCTGTGAGCTTTCCCGCCTCGCCGTCGACAGCCGGTTTCGCCGCCGTCTCGGTGAGGCAGGCAGCGAGCTCGGCGAGCTGGCTGCGCTGGATGTCTGTGACCAGGAGGAACGTACGTTTTCACTGGTCGCGACTGCCGCGATCATGGCGGGGATCGCGCTCACCGACCTCAGCGGTTGCAGCAACGTCTTTGCGATGATGGAAGTGTGCCTGCCACGGGTGTTGTCGCGGACCGGGCTGTATGTGGAGCGCGCAGGCGAGGAAGTCGATTATCACGGTCGGCGTGCGCCTTTCTTCATCACGACCGAGGCGGCGGTCGCTGGCATGAATGCCGAGCAAATGCAGTTCTACCACGAGATTCGCCGAGGCCTCGCGCACGGCTACGCGGCCGAGGTCGCGCGCGAGGCGGTCTGA
- a CDS encoding PEP-CTERM/exosortase system-associated acyltransferase — protein MSEASVSPGEAFAKYFSVDLASTPEARAHVFGIRYRVYCEEFGYEDRRAFPDGQERDKYDAVSLHCLITHRTSATPAGCVRLVPTAAPGLELLPLEEHCANSLDRALLDSFSLDRSTMCEISRLAVDGRFRRRAGESMSRFGASKAIDISQQEERSFSLISVAAFLAATALTDLSGRHNVLAMMEPFLPRMLERSGIHFHRVGADVDYHGLRAPYLGRTYQDGLATMRPELKQMYQAIHARIRSQFQGAAGGVS, from the coding sequence ATGAGTGAGGCATCCGTGTCTCCGGGCGAAGCCTTCGCAAAGTATTTCAGCGTCGATCTTGCTTCGACCCCGGAGGCGCGTGCCCACGTTTTCGGCATCCGCTATCGCGTCTATTGCGAGGAATTCGGCTATGAGGATCGCCGCGCCTTCCCTGACGGGCAGGAGCGCGACAAGTACGACGCCGTGTCGTTGCACTGCCTGATCACGCACCGGACGAGTGCCACCCCGGCCGGCTGCGTGCGTCTGGTGCCGACCGCGGCCCCGGGACTCGAGTTGCTGCCGCTCGAGGAGCACTGTGCGAACAGCCTCGATCGTGCCTTGCTGGACTCTTTTTCACTCGATCGCAGCACGATGTGCGAGATCTCGCGGCTTGCTGTCGACGGCCGGTTCCGCCGGCGTGCCGGTGAATCGATGAGTCGCTTCGGTGCCAGCAAGGCCATCGACATTTCGCAACAGGAAGAACGCAGCTTTTCGCTGATCTCGGTTGCGGCGTTCCTGGCGGCAACCGCCCTTACCGATCTCTCGGGGCGTCACAACGTGCTTGCGATGATGGAACCGTTCCTGCCGCGCATGCTCGAACGTTCCGGCATCCATTTTCATCGGGTCGGCGCCGATGTTGACTACCATGGCCTGCGTGCCCCGTATCTGGGGCGTACCTACCAGGATGGGCTTGCCACGATGCGCCCGGAGCTGAAGCAAATGTACCAGGCGATACATGCACGAATTCGCAGTCAGTTCCAGGGCGCAGCAGGAGGTGTGTCATGA
- a CDS encoding AAA family ATPase: MYLEYYGLARKPFSLTPDPEFMYLSKQHAIALAMLKYGLQNQAGFTLITGEVGSGKTTLIRHLLRTLEGNLTIGVITNTHRNYGDLLTWILGAYGLDLGDRDNVTMHRRLLEFVAAEHKAGRRVVLVVDEAQNMDVQMLEELRLLSNMNVGDELLLQLVLVGQPELQQTIALPELLQFAQRISAEHHITPLDYESTEKYIRHRAAVAGCQEELFDRYARAAVYYYSRGIPRAINNICDMALVYGYAEEVKPVSCELIMEVIRSRPIIRRQAEATPRDDTDRRLRDLVLEIKGVDLAEVS; the protein is encoded by the coding sequence ATGTACCTCGAGTATTACGGGCTCGCGCGCAAGCCGTTCAGCCTGACCCCCGACCCTGAATTCATGTATCTCAGCAAGCAGCACGCGATTGCGCTGGCAATGCTGAAATACGGCCTGCAGAACCAGGCCGGATTCACGTTGATCACCGGCGAGGTGGGCTCCGGGAAGACCACGCTGATCCGCCACCTGCTGCGCACGCTGGAAGGCAACCTCACGATCGGGGTGATCACGAATACGCACCGCAACTACGGTGATCTGCTGACCTGGATCCTCGGTGCCTACGGGCTGGACCTGGGCGATCGCGACAACGTGACGATGCACCGGCGGCTGCTCGAGTTCGTTGCCGCGGAGCACAAGGCGGGGCGGCGTGTGGTGCTGGTCGTCGATGAAGCACAGAACATGGATGTGCAGATGCTGGAGGAGTTGCGACTGCTGTCGAACATGAACGTCGGCGACGAGCTGTTGCTGCAACTGGTGCTGGTGGGGCAGCCGGAGTTGCAGCAGACGATCGCGTTGCCGGAACTGTTGCAGTTCGCACAGCGGATCTCGGCCGAACACCACATCACGCCGCTCGACTACGAGTCGACCGAAAAATACATCCGTCATCGTGCGGCGGTGGCGGGCTGCCAGGAAGAGCTCTTCGATCGCTACGCCCGTGCGGCGGTCTACTACTACAGCCGTGGCATCCCGCGGGCGATCAACAACATCTGCGATATGGCGCTGGTGTACGGCTATGCCGAAGAGGTGAAGCCGGTTAGCTGCGAGCTGATCATGGAAGTGATTCGCTCGCGCCCGATCATCCGCCGCCAGGCGGAAGCCACGCCGCGCGATGACACCGATCGACGCCTGCGCGACCTGGTGCTGGAGATCAAGGGCGTCGATCTGGCCGAGGTGAGCTGA
- a CDS encoding amidotransferase 1, exosortase A system-associated, with amino-acid sequence MCGIAGIFDTTGQRPIDRALLERMNQAQFHRGPDEGGIFVAPGVGLAHRRLSIIDVSTGQQPLFNQDRSIGIVFNGEIYNFQQVRSELQGLGYAFQTHSDTEVIVHAWAAWGEDCVRRLRGMFAFAIWDARKETLFVARDRLGIKPLYFATLDDGQFLFGSELKVLAQHPALPRRLDPLAVEDYFAFGYIPEPRTIYRDVHKLLPGHTLVLKRGVAVPAPRQYWDISLRAATTQPADVEHELIARLKSAVGSHLMSEVPLGAFLSGGVDSSAVVAMMAQLQQTPVNTCAIGFNEKSFNETEFAQQVADRYHTNHYVKVVGTDDFDLIDRLALLYDEPFADSSAIPTYRVCQLARERVTVALSGDGGDELFAGYRRYRWHMNEERLRGLFPGGLRRSLFGFLGAVYPKADWAPKALRAKTTFQALARDSVEGYFHNFSILTDALRKQLYSDAFQHELAGYRAIEVFNRYAANAPADDPLSLVQYLDMKTYLVGDILTKVDRASMAHALEVRVPILDHEFMEWGASLPHDLKLNGQTGKYIFKKALEPHLPRDVLYRPKMGFAVPLAQWFRGPLRQRVRDSLLGQAMADSGLFDMGFVARLVEEHQSGRRDHSAALWSLLMFESFQRQCAG; translated from the coding sequence ATGTGTGGTATTGCAGGTATCTTCGACACGACTGGCCAGCGCCCGATCGATCGGGCCTTGCTGGAGCGCATGAACCAGGCGCAGTTCCATCGTGGCCCGGACGAAGGCGGCATCTTCGTGGCGCCCGGCGTCGGGCTTGCCCACCGGCGGCTGTCGATCATCGACGTTTCCACCGGCCAGCAACCGCTGTTCAACCAGGACCGCTCGATCGGCATCGTCTTCAATGGCGAGATCTACAACTTCCAGCAGGTGCGCAGCGAACTGCAGGGGCTGGGGTACGCGTTCCAGACCCATTCGGACACCGAGGTGATCGTGCACGCCTGGGCTGCCTGGGGCGAAGACTGCGTGCGACGCCTGCGCGGCATGTTTGCCTTTGCGATCTGGGATGCACGCAAGGAGACACTGTTCGTCGCGCGTGACCGGTTGGGTATCAAGCCGCTGTACTTTGCGACTCTCGACGACGGCCAGTTTCTGTTCGGCTCCGAACTCAAGGTGCTGGCACAGCACCCGGCGCTGCCGCGCCGGCTCGACCCGCTGGCGGTGGAAGACTATTTTGCGTTCGGCTACATCCCCGAGCCGCGCACCATCTACCGCGACGTGCACAAGCTGCTGCCGGGCCATACGCTGGTGCTGAAGCGCGGCGTGGCAGTGCCCGCGCCACGCCAGTACTGGGACATTTCGCTGCGCGCGGCAACGACGCAGCCGGCAGACGTCGAGCATGAGCTGATCGCGCGCCTGAAGAGTGCGGTTGGCAGCCACCTGATGTCCGAGGTGCCGCTGGGTGCCTTCCTCTCGGGTGGCGTCGATTCGAGCGCCGTGGTCGCGATGATGGCGCAGCTGCAGCAGACGCCGGTCAACACCTGCGCCATCGGTTTCAATGAAAAGTCCTTCAACGAGACCGAGTTCGCGCAGCAGGTTGCCGACCGCTACCACACCAACCACTACGTGAAGGTGGTGGGCACCGACGACTTCGACCTCATCGACCGCTTGGCGCTGCTGTACGACGAGCCGTTTGCCGACAGTTCTGCCATTCCGACGTATCGCGTCTGTCAGCTGGCGCGTGAACGCGTGACGGTCGCGTTGTCTGGAGATGGGGGGGATGAGTTGTTTGCCGGCTACAGACGTTACCGCTGGCATATGAATGAAGAACGGTTGCGCGGACTGTTTCCGGGCGGATTGCGGCGCAGCCTGTTCGGCTTTCTCGGCGCCGTGTATCCGAAAGCAGACTGGGCGCCAAAGGCGCTGCGAGCCAAGACCACCTTCCAGGCGCTGGCGCGCGATTCGGTCGAAGGCTACTTCCACAATTTCTCGATCCTGACCGATGCGCTGCGCAAGCAGCTCTACAGTGATGCGTTCCAGCACGAACTCGCCGGCTATCGCGCCATCGAGGTGTTCAACCGCTACGCCGCGAACGCGCCGGCCGACGATCCACTCTCTCTGGTGCAGTACCTGGACATGAAGACCTATCTGGTCGGCGACATCCTGACCAAGGTCGACCGCGCGAGCATGGCGCATGCGCTGGAAGTGCGCGTGCCAATCCTCGATCACGAGTTCATGGAGTGGGGCGCCAGCTTGCCGCACGACCTGAAGCTGAACGGGCAGACCGGCAAGTACATCTTCAAGAAGGCACTCGAACCCCACCTGCCGCGCGACGTGCTCTACCGCCCGAAGATGGGCTTTGCGGTCCCGCTGGCGCAGTGGTTCCGTGGCCCGTTGAGGCAACGCGTACGTGATTCGCTGCTCGGGCAGGCCATGGCCGACAGCGGGTTGTTCGACATGGGCTTCGTTGCACGGCTGGTCGAAGAGCACCAGTCGGGACGGCGCGACCACAGCGCAGCGCTCTGGTCGCTGCTGATGTTCGAGTCGTTCCAGCGGCAGTGCGCCGGATGA
- a CDS encoding NAD-dependent epimerase, giving the protein MKIMVTGSAGFIGNALAIRLLERGDEVLGVDNLNDYYDVRLKHDRLARIASHSSFHEARIDLENLEAMQRVVSEFRPQRVVNLAAQAGVRYSLTNPHAYISSNIQGFMNVLELCRHHEVEHLVYASSSSVYGANTRMPFSVHDNVDHPVSLYAASKKANELMAHTYSHLYGLPTTGLRFFTVYGPWGRPDMALFIFTRKILAGEPIDVFNHGHHQRDFTYIDDIVEGVIRTLDQVAVPDPGWSGDTPDAATSKAPYRLYNIGSNNPVELLRYIDILEQCLGRKAQKNLLPLQPGDVPNTYADVDALMRDVGYKPSTPVEEGIARFVKWYRDYYGV; this is encoded by the coding sequence ATGAAAATCATGGTCACCGGCAGCGCCGGCTTCATCGGCAACGCCCTAGCGATCCGACTGCTGGAACGTGGCGACGAGGTACTCGGCGTCGACAACCTGAACGACTACTACGATGTGCGCTTGAAGCACGACCGCCTCGCACGCATTGCGAGCCATTCGAGCTTTCACGAGGCCCGCATCGACCTCGAGAACCTCGAGGCAATGCAGCGCGTGGTCAGCGAGTTCCGGCCACAACGCGTGGTGAACCTCGCGGCACAGGCCGGCGTGCGCTACTCGCTCACGAATCCGCACGCCTATATCTCATCGAACATCCAGGGCTTCATGAACGTGCTGGAGCTCTGCCGCCACCACGAAGTCGAACATCTGGTCTACGCATCGAGCAGCTCGGTGTACGGCGCCAACACCCGCATGCCATTTTCCGTCCACGACAACGTGGATCACCCGGTCAGCCTCTACGCCGCCAGCAAGAAGGCCAACGAGCTGATGGCTCACACGTACAGCCACCTGTACGGCCTGCCGACGACGGGACTGCGCTTTTTCACGGTCTACGGCCCGTGGGGCAGGCCCGACATGGCACTGTTCATCTTCACGCGCAAGATCCTCGCCGGCGAGCCGATCGACGTGTTCAATCACGGCCATCACCAGCGCGACTTCACCTATATCGACGACATCGTCGAAGGCGTGATCCGCACCCTGGATCAGGTTGCGGTACCGGACCCCGGCTGGAGCGGCGACACGCCCGATGCTGCCACGTCGAAGGCACCGTACCGGCTCTACAACATCGGCAGCAACAACCCGGTCGAACTGCTGCGCTATATCGACATCCTCGAGCAATGCCTCGGCCGCAAGGCACAGAAAAACCTGCTGCCACTGCAGCCGGGGGACGTGCCGAACACGTACGCCGATGTCGACGCGCTGATGCGGGACGTGGGCTACAAGCCCTCCACGCCGGTCGAGGAAGGCATTGCACGCTTCGTCAAGTGGTATCGAGACTATTACGGGGTGTAG
- a CDS encoding glycosyltransferase, exosortase A system-associated, with protein sequence MRILHVLDHSIPLHSGYTFRTRAILREQAKLGWQTFHLTSPKQGRTDALREVVDGLAFYRCPPGGSFIDRVPGLGQMALVSALAQRLREVVDEVRPNILHAHSPSLNGMAAVRVGREMDIPVVYEVRAFWEDAAVDHGTSSEWGLRYRLTRASESRVLRRASAITTICSGLREEMISRGIDAAKITQIPNAVDIEQFSPNETPDAALQAKLGLQGKTVLGFLGSFYAYEGLDLLLDAMPQLLVANPDFRVLLVGGGPQEQALKAQTARLGLEDTVLFTGRVPHSEVSRYYSLVDILVYPRHSMRLTDLVTPLKPLEAMAQHKLVVASDVGGHRELIRDRETGYLFRAGDADSLVAAVLELLARHEAWPVIKHAGRAYVENERNWRNSVANYKSVYGPLLRTRL encoded by the coding sequence TTGCGCATACTTCACGTCCTCGACCATTCGATCCCGCTGCATAGCGGCTATACCTTCCGCACCCGTGCGATCCTGCGCGAGCAGGCGAAGCTTGGCTGGCAGACCTTTCATCTGACGAGTCCGAAGCAGGGCCGGACCGATGCGCTGCGCGAGGTCGTCGACGGCCTCGCCTTCTATCGCTGTCCTCCGGGTGGAAGCTTCATCGATCGGGTGCCCGGCCTGGGTCAGATGGCGCTGGTGTCGGCGCTGGCGCAGCGCCTGCGCGAGGTGGTCGACGAGGTGAGGCCGAACATCCTGCACGCGCACTCGCCTTCGCTGAACGGCATGGCGGCGGTGCGTGTCGGGCGTGAGATGGACATTCCCGTGGTCTACGAGGTGCGCGCGTTCTGGGAGGATGCGGCTGTCGATCACGGCACGAGCTCGGAGTGGGGGCTGCGTTACCGCCTCACGCGGGCGAGCGAATCCCGGGTGTTGCGGCGCGCCAGTGCGATCACCACGATCTGCAGCGGCTTGCGTGAAGAAATGATTTCGCGCGGTATCGATGCGGCGAAGATCACCCAGATCCCGAATGCGGTCGACATCGAACAGTTCAGCCCGAACGAGACTCCCGATGCGGCGCTGCAAGCGAAGCTGGGTCTGCAGGGCAAGACGGTGCTGGGCTTTCTGGGCTCGTTCTATGCCTACGAGGGGCTCGACCTGCTGCTCGATGCGATGCCGCAACTGCTGGTCGCGAATCCGGATTTCCGGGTGCTGTTGGTCGGTGGCGGGCCGCAGGAGCAGGCGCTGAAGGCGCAGACCGCACGGCTCGGGCTCGAGGACACCGTGCTGTTCACGGGCCGCGTACCGCACAGCGAAGTGAGCCGCTACTACAGCCTGGTCGACATCCTGGTCTACCCGCGCCATTCGATGCGTCTGACCGACCTGGTCACCCCGCTGAAGCCGCTGGAGGCGATGGCGCAGCACAAGCTGGTGGTGGCATCCGATGTCGGCGGGCACCGCGAGCTGATTCGCGACCGCGAGACCGGTTATCTGTTTCGTGCGGGCGACGCCGATTCGCTGGTTGCTGCCGTGCTCGAGCTGCTGGCGCGCCACGAGGCGTGGCCGGTGATCAAGCACGCCGGGCGCGCCTATGTGGAGAACGAGCGCAACTGGCGCAACAGCGTGGCGAACTACAAGAGTGTCTATGGACCGCTCCTCCGAACCCGCCTGTAG
- a CDS encoding low molecular weight phosphotyrosine protein phosphatase codes for MKKVSVLMVCTANICRSPMAEALLCLHAERAGLRRRLQVQSAGTQVKRGGERSDARAVKAAASLGADASRIRSRALRSADFERHDYIVAMDAGHRAHLEQACPVEFAPKLHLLLEFAPETGLIEVPDPYFGNYAGFERVLGLVDAGVAGLLLRLRARHGL; via the coding sequence GTGAAGAAGGTCTCGGTGCTGATGGTCTGCACGGCGAACATCTGCCGCTCGCCGATGGCCGAGGCGCTGTTGTGCCTGCACGCAGAGCGCGCAGGTCTGCGCCGCCGGCTGCAGGTGCAGTCGGCTGGAACGCAGGTGAAGCGCGGCGGCGAGCGGTCGGATGCACGTGCGGTGAAGGCTGCGGCTTCGCTTGGTGCGGATGCCAGCAGGATCCGCTCGCGTGCGTTGCGCTCCGCAGACTTCGAACGTCATGACTACATCGTGGCGATGGATGCAGGTCATCGTGCACACCTGGAGCAGGCGTGTCCGGTGGAGTTCGCGCCGAAGTTGCACTTGCTGCTGGAGTTTGCACCTGAGACCGGGTTGATCGAGGTTCCCGATCCGTACTTCGGCAACTATGCAGGCTTCGAGCGTGTACTCGGGTTGGTCGACGCCGGGGTGGCCGGGTTGCTGCTGCGATTGCGTGCCCGGCACGGGCTTTGA
- a CDS encoding glycosyltransferase: MCPRVAVIATLFPSAQRPVAGLFIRERMFRVAGRMPLCVISPQPWFPLQRLIRRLRPNYRPPQPRHEVQQGIDVWFPRFLSLPGVGRWLDGFFIALACLPLLRRLRRERGVDLLDAHFAYPEGYAATRLGRWLGLPVTITLRGTEVPLARDPARCRRMLRAIADASRVFAVSDSLKRHVVGLGADAGKIRVVGNGVDCHKFFPVDRRQARDELGLPQDARVLISVGGLVERKGFHRVIELLPDLLGRFPDLHYLVVGGACPEGDLTGFLHEMVARLGLQERVHFLGSLAPEDLHRPLSAADVFALATANEGWANVFLEAMACGLPVITTDVGGNREVVCEAYLGSITPFGDAAALRDALAIALARVWDRERIIDYARENSWDTRVEILEHEFGNLLRKRTGGVAS, encoded by the coding sequence ATGTGCCCCCGCGTGGCTGTGATCGCCACGCTGTTCCCCAGCGCGCAACGCCCGGTCGCAGGACTGTTCATTCGCGAGCGCATGTTTCGTGTTGCCGGGCGCATGCCGCTTTGCGTGATCTCGCCGCAACCGTGGTTTCCGCTGCAGCGGCTCATCCGGCGCCTGCGGCCGAACTACCGTCCGCCGCAGCCGCGCCACGAAGTGCAGCAGGGTATCGACGTGTGGTTTCCGCGATTCCTGTCGTTGCCCGGCGTTGGGCGCTGGCTCGACGGCTTCTTCATCGCGCTTGCCTGCCTGCCGCTGCTGCGCAGGCTGCGCCGCGAGCGTGGGGTCGATCTACTGGATGCGCATTTCGCGTATCCAGAAGGTTACGCGGCCACCCGACTGGGTCGCTGGCTCGGGTTGCCGGTAACGATCACGCTGCGCGGTACCGAGGTGCCGCTGGCGCGTGATCCGGCACGCTGCCGGCGCATGCTGCGCGCGATCGCCGACGCCAGTCGTGTGTTTGCCGTGTCCGATTCGCTGAAGCGCCATGTGGTTGGTCTGGGTGCCGATGCCGGCAAGATCCGCGTGGTCGGCAACGGGGTCGACTGCCACAAGTTCTTTCCCGTCGATCGCCGGCAGGCCCGCGATGAGCTCGGGTTGCCGCAGGATGCCAGGGTCCTGATCTCGGTCGGTGGTCTGGTCGAGCGCAAGGGCTTTCACCGCGTGATCGAGCTGCTGCCCGATCTGCTGGGCCGCTTCCCGGATCTGCACTATCTGGTCGTCGGTGGTGCCTGTCCCGAGGGCGATCTCACCGGGTTTCTGCACGAGATGGTTGCGCGGCTCGGGCTGCAGGAGCGCGTGCATTTTCTGGGGTCGCTGGCGCCGGAGGATCTGCATCGGCCGCTGTCCGCTGCCGATGTGTTCGCGCTCGCAACCGCGAACGAAGGCTGGGCCAACGTGTTCCTCGAGGCGATGGCATGCGGGCTGCCGGTAATCACCACCGACGTGGGCGGCAACCGCGAAGTGGTCTGCGAAGCGTATCTGGGTTCGATCACGCCGTTTGGCGATGCCGCGGCGTTGCGCGATGCGCTGGCGATCGCCCTTGCGCGTGTGTGGGACCGGGAACGGATCATCGACTACGCGCGTGAGAACAGTTGGGATACGCGAGTGGAGATCCTGGAGCACGAGTTCGGCAATCTGCTGCGCAAGCGAACCGGCGGGGTCGCGTCGTGA